The Pseudomonas sp. SCB32 DNA window GTGTCCGTGGAACTTTGGCAGCAGTGCGTGGAGCTTCTGCGCGACGAGCTGCCGTCCCAGCAATTCAACACCTGGATCCGACCTCTGCAGGTCGAGTCCGAAGGTGAGGAGCTGCGCGTCTACGCACCCAACCGCTTTGTGCTCGATTGGGTCAACGAGAAGTACATGGGGCGCATGCTCGAGCTGCTCAGCGAGCGTGGCAATGGCCAGATCCCGGCGTTGTCGCTGCTGATCGGCAGCCGTCGCAGCCGTACCCCGCGTGCGGCGCTGGTTCCGCAGAACCATGTCAGCATGCCGACGACGGCTCCCGCGCCCACTGTGTTTGTGGCGCCTGCTCCAATTGCCCCCGTGGTAGCCGCTCCGGCCATTGCAGAGCCGCAACCTGCGCCGGCACAGCCTGTCGCCCAACCGCTGCCTGACCTGGACGAGTCCAGCCCGGGGATCGATCCGTTGGCTGCAGCCATGCCTGCGGCAGCAGTACGCACCGAGCGCAACGTGCAGGTAGAAGGTGCGCTCAAGCACACCAGTTACCTCAACCGTACCTTCACTTTCGAGAACTTCGTCGAAGGTAAATCCAACCAGCTGGCCCGCGCGGCTGCCTGGCAGGTGGCGGACAACCTCAAGCACGGTTACAACCCGCTCTTCCTTTATGGGGGCGTCGGCCTGGGCAAGACCCACCTGATGCATGCTGTGGGTAACCACCTGCTGAAGAAGAACCCCAATGCCAAGGTCGTGTACCTGCATTCGGAGCGTTTCGTCGCGGACATGGTGAAAGCGCTGCAGCTCAACGCCATCAACGAATTCAAGCGCTTCTACCGTTCGGTGGACGCTTTGCTGATCGACGACATTCAGTTCTTTGCCCGCAAGGAGCGCTCCCAGGAAGAGTTTTTCCACACCTTCAACGCCCTTCTCGAAGGCGGCCAGCAGGTCATCCTGACCAGCGACCGCTACCCGAAGGAAATCGAAGGCCTGGAAGAGCGTCTGAAGTCGCGCTTCGGCTGGGGCTTGACCGTGGCGGTCGAGCCGCCGGAACTGGAAACCCGTGTTGCGATCCTGATGAAAAAGGCCGAACAGGCCAAGGTGGAGCTGCCGCACGACGCGGCATTCTTCATCGCGCAGCGCATTCGTTCCAACGTGCGCGAGCTGGAAGGCGCGCTCAAGCGTGTGATCGCCCACTCCCACTTCATGGGCCGGCCGATCACCATCGAGCTGATCCGTGAGTCGCTGAAGGACCTGTTGGCCCTGCAGGACAAGCTGGTCAGCATCGACAACATCCAGCGCACAGTCGCCGAGTACTACAAGATCAAGATCGCCGACCTGCTGTCCAAGCGCCGCTCGCGCTCGGTGGCGCGTCCGCGTCAGGTTGCCATGGCACTCTCCAAGGAACTGACCAACCACAGCCTGCCGGAAATCGGCGTGGCCTTCGGCGGTCGGGACCACACCACGGTGCTGCACGCCTGTCGTAAGATCGCTCAACTCAAGGAATCCGACGCGGATATCCGCGAGGACTACAAGAACCTGCTGCGTACTCTGACCACCTGACGCAGCCTCACGAGGCAAGGGACTAGACCATGCATTTCACTATTCAACGCGAAGCTCTGTTGAAACCCCTGCAACTGGTCGCTGGCGTTGTCGAGCGCCGCCAGACGCTGCCGGTTCTTTCCAACGTCCTGCTGGTTGTCGAAGGTCAGCAGCTGTCGCTGACCGGTACCGACCTTGAAGTCGAACTGGTTGGCCGCGTCACCCTGGAAGATGCTGCCGAACCGGGCGAGATCACCGTGCCGGCGCGCAAGCTGATGGACATCTGCAAGAGCCTGCCCAGCGATGCCGTGATCGACATCCGCGTCGACGAGCAGAAGCTTCTGGTGAAGGCCGGCCGCAGCCGCTTCACCCTCTCTACCCTGCCGGCGAACGACTTCCCCACCGTGGAAGAAGGTCCGGGTTCGCTGACCTTCAGCCTGGTGCAGAGCAAGCTGCGTCGCCTGATCGACCGCACCAGCTTCGCCATGGCGCAGCAGGATGTGCGTTACTACCTCAACGGCATGCTGCTGGAAGTGGGCGGCGGCACCCTGCGCGCCGTGGCTACCGACGGTCACCGCCTGGCCATGTGCTCGCTGACCAATGGCGTACCGGAAGCCCAGGATCGCCATCAGGTAATCGTGCCGCGCAAGGGCATCCTCGAACTGGCTCGCCTGCTCACCGAGCAGGATGGCGAAGTGTCCATTGTCCTCGGTCAGCATCACATCCGTGCAACCACCGGCGAGTTCACCTTCACCTCCAAGCTGGTAGACGGCAAGTTCCCTGACTATGAGCGTGTACTGCCCAAGGGCGGTGACAAGCTGGTCATTGGTGACCGCCAGGTGCTGCGCGAAGCGTTCAGCCGTACCGCGATTCTGTCCAACGAGAAGTACCGCGGCATTCGTCTGCAAATTTCCAACGGCTTGCTGAAAATCCAGGCGAACAACCCGGAACAGGAAGAGGCGGAGGAAGAAGTGCAGGTCGACTACAACGGTGGCAGCCTGGAAATCGGCTTCAACGTCAGCTATCTGCTGGACGTCCTGGGTGTGATGGGTACCGAGCAGGTGCGCATGATCCTCTCTGACGCGAACAGCAGTGCGCTGGTGCAGGAAGCGGACAACGACGACTCCGCTTATGTCGTCATGCCGATGCGCCTCTGACGCGTATCGATGTCCCTGACCCGCATTTCGGTCACCGCGGTGCGCAACCTGCATCCGGTGACCTTCTCCCCCTCTCCCCGCATCAACATCCTCTACGGCGAAAACGGCAGCGGCAAAACCAGCGTGCTGGAAGCCATCCACCTGCTTGGCCTCGCCCGCTCCTTCCGCAGTCTTCGCCTGCAACCAGTCATCCAGTACGACGAGCCCGCCTGCACAGTCTTCGGACAGGTTCGCCTGGGCAATGGATTCGACAGCAGCCTGGGCGTATCGCGTGATCGTCAGGGCGAGTTCCAGATTCGTATCGACGGGCAGAATGCTCGCAGTGCTGCGCAGTTGGCTGAAACGCTACCGTTGCAGTTGATCAATCCAGACAGCTTCCGCTTGCTCGAAGGTTCGCCAAAGGTTCGCCGGCAGTTCCTCGACTGGGGAGTGTTCCACGTGGAACAACGCTTCATGGTGGCTTGGCAACGACTGCAGAAGGCCCTGCGGCAGCGGAACTCGTGGCTCCGTCATGGTAAACTGGACGGTGCTTCACAGGCTGCGTGGGACCGCGAATTGTGTTCGGCGAGCGACGAAATCGACGCCTATCGGCGGTCCTATATCCAGGCTCTGAAACCTCAGTTCGAGAAGACGCTGGCGGAGCTTGTTCAGCTGGATGAGCTGACGCTCAGCTATTACCGAGGTTGGGACAAGGAACGCGATCTGAGTGACGTGCTGTCTTCCAGTCTGCTGCGCGATCAACAGATGGGACACACCCAGGCGGGACCGCAACGGGCGGATCTGAGAGTCCGCCTGAGGGGGCACAATGCTGCGGAGATCCTTTCCCGTGGCCAACAGAAACTGGTGGTCTGCGCATTGCGGATCGCCCAGGGGCACCTCATCAACCAGGCGAAGCGCGGTCAATGCGTCTACCTGGTGGATGACCTCCCCTCCGAATTGGATGAGAAGCATCGGTTGTCTTTGTGCCGGCTTCTCGAAGATCTGGGTTGCCAGGTGTTCATCACCTGCGTCGATCCGCACTTATTGAAAGACGGCTGGCGAACGGAAACGCCAGTGTCGATGTTCCACGTGGAACATGGACGAGTCTCTCAGGACACTACCATCGGGAGTGAAGAATGAGCGAGAACACCTACGACTCTTCCAGCATCAAGGTGCTGAAGGGGCTGGACGCCGTACGTAAGCGTCCGGGCATGTACATCGGTGATACCGACGACGGCACTGGCCTGCACCACATGGTCTTCGAGGTGGTGGACAACTCGATCGACGAAGCGCTGGCCGGTTACTGCAGCGAGATAAGCATCACCATTCACACCGATGAATCCATCACCGTTCGCGACAATGGTCGCGGCATTCCGGTGGATATCCACAAAGAGGAAGGGATTTCCGCGGCTGAGGTCATCATGACCGTCCTTCACGCCGGCGGTAAGTTCGACGACAACAGCTACAAAGTTTCCGGCGGTCTGCACGGCGTGGGTGTGTCGGTGGTGAACGCCCTTTCCCACGAACTGCGCCTGACCATTCGCCGCGAAGGCAAGGTCTGGGAGCAGATCTACCACCACGGCGTTCCTCAGTTCCCGCTGCGCCCGGTCGGCGATACCGAGGGCTCGGGTACCGAAGTGCACTTCAAGCCGTCCCCGGAAACCTTCCACAATATCCACTTCAGCTGGGACATCCTGGCCAAGCGGATTCGCGAGTTGTCCTTCCTGAACTCCGGCGTCGGCATCGTCCTGCGCGACGAGCGTGCCGGCAAAGAAGAGCTGTTCAAGTACGAAGGTGGTCTGCGCGCCTTCGTCGAGTACCTGAACACCAACAAGACTGCGGTGAACCAGGTCTTCCACTTCAACTGCCAGCGCGAAGAAGATGGCGTCGGCGTGGAAGTCGCCCTGCAGTGGAACGACAGCTTCAACGAGAACATCCTCTGCTTCACCAACAACATTCCGCAGCGTGACGGTGGTACCCACCTGGCGGGCTTCCGCTCCGCCCTCACCCGCCACCTGAACAACTACATCGAGCAGGAAGGCCTGGCGAAGAAATTCAAGATCGCCACCACCGGCGACGACGCCCGTGAAGGTCTGACCGCAATCATCTCGGTGAAGGTTCCGGACCCGAAGTTCAGCTCGCAGACCAAGGACAAGCTGGTTTCCTCGGAGGTGAAGACCGCCGTGGAACAGGAAATGGGCAAGTACTTC harbors:
- the dnaA gene encoding chromosomal replication initiator protein DnaA encodes the protein MSVELWQQCVELLRDELPSQQFNTWIRPLQVESEGEELRVYAPNRFVLDWVNEKYMGRMLELLSERGNGQIPALSLLIGSRRSRTPRAALVPQNHVSMPTTAPAPTVFVAPAPIAPVVAAPAIAEPQPAPAQPVAQPLPDLDESSPGIDPLAAAMPAAAVRTERNVQVEGALKHTSYLNRTFTFENFVEGKSNQLARAAAWQVADNLKHGYNPLFLYGGVGLGKTHLMHAVGNHLLKKNPNAKVVYLHSERFVADMVKALQLNAINEFKRFYRSVDALLIDDIQFFARKERSQEEFFHTFNALLEGGQQVILTSDRYPKEIEGLEERLKSRFGWGLTVAVEPPELETRVAILMKKAEQAKVELPHDAAFFIAQRIRSNVRELEGALKRVIAHSHFMGRPITIELIRESLKDLLALQDKLVSIDNIQRTVAEYYKIKIADLLSKRRSRSVARPRQVAMALSKELTNHSLPEIGVAFGGRDHTTVLHACRKIAQLKESDADIREDYKNLLRTLTT
- the dnaN gene encoding DNA polymerase III subunit beta; amino-acid sequence: MHFTIQREALLKPLQLVAGVVERRQTLPVLSNVLLVVEGQQLSLTGTDLEVELVGRVTLEDAAEPGEITVPARKLMDICKSLPSDAVIDIRVDEQKLLVKAGRSRFTLSTLPANDFPTVEEGPGSLTFSLVQSKLRRLIDRTSFAMAQQDVRYYLNGMLLEVGGGTLRAVATDGHRLAMCSLTNGVPEAQDRHQVIVPRKGILELARLLTEQDGEVSIVLGQHHIRATTGEFTFTSKLVDGKFPDYERVLPKGGDKLVIGDRQVLREAFSRTAILSNEKYRGIRLQISNGLLKIQANNPEQEEAEEEVQVDYNGGSLEIGFNVSYLLDVLGVMGTEQVRMILSDANSSALVQEADNDDSAYVVMPMRL